From a single Rhodococcus jostii RHA1 genomic region:
- the ltrA gene encoding group II intron reverse transcriptase/maturase, which translates to MSAQVASPADGGRSPSDPVRALQHALYRAAKVDPGRRFHALMDKVSRRDVLWRGWVAVRRNNGAPGIDRITLEEVEEYGVARLLDELAVELKEGSYRPLPARRVFIPKPGTVEQRPLSIPSVRDRIVQAAWKLVAEPVFEADFLPCSFGFRPRRGAHDALQVLIDESWRGCRWVVETDIANCFEAIPIEKLMQAVEERVCDQPFLKLLRVMLRAGVMEEGQVRRPVTGTPQGGVASALLCNVYLHRLDRAWDVDEHGVLVRYADDALVMCRSRRQAEAALTRLRELLADLGLEPKEAKTRIVHLRVGGEGVDFLGFHHRLVNAPARPGRRPFPFLARWPADKAVRHARERIRELTDRSRLLLPTEVVVQDLNLFLNGWAAYFKYGNSAHRFGVIREYVRMRMALFIGKRHKRSRSFGWHVVAYASPDHLGLVSLSGNVVAPRPFRDWRGKPNAGGERRR; encoded by the coding sequence GTGAGTGCCCAGGTGGCTAGTCCCGCCGACGGGGGACGTTCTCCCTCGGATCCGGTCCGTGCCTTGCAGCATGCGCTCTACCGGGCGGCCAAGGTCGATCCCGGACGACGGTTCCACGCGCTGATGGACAAGGTCTCGCGCAGGGACGTCCTGTGGCGTGGGTGGGTCGCGGTGCGCCGCAACAACGGCGCGCCGGGTATCGACCGAATCACCCTGGAGGAGGTCGAGGAGTACGGGGTTGCCCGCCTCCTCGACGAACTGGCCGTGGAACTGAAGGAAGGCAGCTATCGTCCGCTCCCGGCGCGTCGGGTGTTCATCCCCAAGCCCGGCACGGTGGAGCAAAGGCCGCTGTCGATTCCTTCGGTGCGCGACCGGATCGTCCAGGCCGCGTGGAAACTGGTGGCGGAGCCGGTGTTCGAGGCGGATTTCCTTCCGTGCTCGTTCGGGTTCCGTCCCCGGCGTGGTGCCCATGACGCGCTGCAGGTGCTCATCGATGAGTCCTGGCGGGGGTGTCGGTGGGTGGTGGAGACGGACATCGCCAACTGTTTCGAGGCGATTCCGATCGAGAAGTTGATGCAGGCGGTCGAGGAACGTGTCTGCGACCAGCCGTTCCTGAAGCTGCTGCGCGTGATGTTGCGCGCGGGAGTGATGGAGGAGGGGCAGGTCCGTCGGCCGGTCACCGGAACCCCACAGGGCGGGGTTGCATCCGCCTTGCTCTGCAACGTCTACCTGCACCGGCTCGACCGGGCATGGGACGTGGACGAGCACGGGGTCCTGGTGCGTTATGCCGACGACGCGCTGGTGATGTGCAGGTCCCGGCGGCAGGCCGAGGCCGCGTTGACGCGGCTTCGGGAACTGCTGGCCGATCTCGGCTTGGAGCCGAAGGAGGCCAAGACCAGGATTGTGCACCTTCGGGTGGGAGGCGAGGGAGTGGACTTCCTCGGTTTCCATCATCGGTTGGTGAACGCGCCCGCTCGCCCCGGGCGGCGGCCGTTCCCCTTCCTCGCCCGCTGGCCCGCGGACAAGGCGGTGCGGCACGCACGGGAACGGATCCGGGAATTGACGGACCGCTCCCGATTGCTGCTGCCGACCGAGGTGGTGGTTCAGGACCTCAACTTGTTCCTGAACGGCTGGGCGGCGTACTTCAAGTACGGCAACTCAGCACACCGCTTCGGGGTGATCAGGGAGTACGTGCGGATGCGGATGGCGCTGTTCATCGGCAAACGTCACAAGCGCTCCCGCAGCTTCGGATGGCACGTGGTGGCGTATGCCTCCCCGGACCATCTGGGCCTGGTCAGCCTTTCTGGGAACGTCGTCGCCCCCAGGCCCTTCCGGGACTGGCGGGGGAAGCCGAATGCCGGTGGTGAACGACGTCGGTGA
- a CDS encoding enoyl-CoA hydratase/isomerase family protein, producing the protein MSTRLVLVERNGALARVVLNRPDRRNALDDALIDALDDALRQVAAASWCRAVLVTGAGTAFRAGGDIAANSGADVPGAIVRQRRFLQVAARLHEMPKPTVAAVNGAAVGAGFSLALLCDEVILLGSAKLGMGFLTIGLPPDLLATLTVQRRAGWTVATDLFHSGRMVPADEAVRLHLAHEVVEDDVVGAATRRAEVLAAFPPFAFAATKSRLRQSFPATAAIAELEALAVGVAGRDP; encoded by the coding sequence GTGAGTACGCGGCTCGTGCTCGTCGAGCGCAATGGTGCGCTCGCCCGAGTGGTACTCAACCGGCCGGACCGCCGCAATGCTCTCGACGACGCGCTCATCGACGCCCTCGACGATGCCCTCCGACAGGTCGCAGCGGCGAGCTGGTGCCGGGCCGTGCTGGTGACCGGCGCTGGCACTGCGTTCCGCGCGGGCGGCGACATCGCCGCCAACTCCGGTGCCGACGTCCCCGGTGCGATCGTCCGGCAGCGCCGATTCCTACAGGTCGCCGCGCGACTGCACGAGATGCCCAAACCGACGGTCGCTGCCGTCAACGGTGCCGCGGTCGGTGCCGGTTTCTCACTGGCTCTGCTCTGCGACGAGGTGATCCTTCTCGGCTCGGCCAAGCTCGGGATGGGCTTCCTGACGATCGGGTTGCCGCCGGACCTGCTGGCCACCTTGACGGTGCAGCGTCGGGCCGGCTGGACCGTCGCGACGGACCTGTTCCATTCGGGCAGGATGGTCCCGGCGGATGAAGCGGTCCGGCTGCACCTGGCCCATGAGGTCGTCGAGGATGACGTCGTGGGTGCCGCAACGCGGCGCGCCGAGGTACTCGCTGCCTTCCCTCCGTTCGCGTTCGCTGCTACCAAGTCGCGGCTGCGCCAGTCTTTCCCGGCGACTGCGGCCATTGCCGAGCTGGAAGCCTTGGCCGTCGGGGTAGCGGGTAGGGACCCCTGA
- a CDS encoding Phenylacetic acid catabolic protein → MTASTVELPGRKIYAEGDPEIPQEFRELLTRMLTHHLENSTNPNYTELLNTLWAKGMTLIPDQRLKVTYAKLMQQEVEHGAITARILDGLGVGPVDGKIKQYLFHLPIDTFCDLAFFNALGDRVGCYIGETWDGVPYAPLLEVADRLHKDEVFHATFGMNNLRRIVATPEGLAEANEKVKIWWPAALDMFGRSDSDFSDVYVKWGLRQKNNEELRQQYIVDTRPMLEKLGIAVPADTANRRFL, encoded by the coding sequence ATGACTGCTTCGACAGTGGAGTTGCCGGGCCGAAAGATCTACGCCGAGGGCGACCCGGAGATCCCGCAGGAGTTCCGTGAGCTGCTGACGCGCATGCTCACGCACCACTTGGAGAACTCCACCAACCCGAACTACACCGAACTGCTGAATACGCTGTGGGCCAAGGGAATGACCCTCATTCCCGATCAGCGACTCAAGGTGACCTACGCCAAGCTGATGCAGCAGGAGGTCGAGCATGGGGCCATCACGGCACGCATCCTGGACGGCCTCGGGGTGGGTCCGGTCGACGGGAAGATCAAGCAGTATCTGTTCCACCTGCCGATCGACACCTTCTGTGACCTGGCCTTCTTCAACGCCCTCGGCGACAGGGTCGGCTGCTACATCGGCGAAACCTGGGACGGCGTGCCCTACGCCCCGTTACTTGAGGTCGCCGATCGCCTCCATAAGGACGAGGTGTTCCATGCGACCTTCGGCATGAACAACCTTCGCCGAATCGTCGCGACGCCGGAGGGCCTCGCCGAAGCCAACGAGAAGGTGAAAATCTGGTGGCCGGCAGCGCTCGACATGTTCGGCCGCTCGGACTCGGACTTCTCCGACGTTTACGTCAAGTGGGGGCTGCGTCAGAAGAATAATGAGGAACTCCGGCAGCAATACATTGTCGATACCCGTCCGATGCTGGAGAAGCTCGGCATCGCGGTACCGGCCGACACTGCGAATCGCCGCTTCCTCTGA
- a CDS encoding PDR/VanB family oxidoreductase, which translates to MNGDNVICPLRVDRVVPESDGVVSLRLVHPDGQRLPDWTPGAHLDVLLPSGLLRQYSLCGDPQDDTGYRIAVLREARGRGGSREIHDSALLGCTLGIRGPRNHFALSTAPRYLFLAGGIGITPILAMAREVSRRGVPWRLVYGGRTRSTMAFVDELQNLPSGQVELVPQDERGHIPLDDILAATPPDTHIYCCGPEPMIRAVEAACARCSALDRLHVERFTAPSLAEQPPVEPVGDGTFEVELHRSGVVLRVPANRTLLEVVRDVVPGVMSSCEEGFCGACETKVLEGVPEHHDSILSDAERASCNTMMICVGRARSGLLVLDL; encoded by the coding sequence ATGAACGGCGACAACGTTATTTGTCCGCTACGGGTCGATCGTGTGGTACCCGAGTCCGACGGGGTCGTTTCCCTGCGGCTGGTGCACCCGGACGGACAGCGCCTACCGGACTGGACGCCCGGCGCGCACCTCGATGTCCTGCTGCCGTCCGGACTGCTACGCCAGTACTCATTGTGCGGTGACCCTCAGGACGACACCGGCTACCGGATCGCTGTGCTCCGGGAGGCGCGCGGCCGGGGCGGCTCGCGGGAGATCCACGACAGCGCGCTCCTCGGGTGCACGCTGGGCATCCGGGGGCCGCGCAACCACTTCGCACTGTCCACCGCTCCGCGCTACCTGTTCCTCGCCGGCGGCATCGGCATTACGCCCATTCTCGCGATGGCCCGCGAGGTCAGCCGACGCGGCGTCCCGTGGCGACTCGTCTACGGCGGGCGCACACGCTCCACGATGGCGTTCGTCGACGAACTCCAGAACCTACCGAGCGGTCAGGTCGAGCTGGTCCCCCAGGACGAGCGCGGCCACATTCCGCTCGACGATATCCTCGCCGCGACGCCGCCGGACACACACATCTACTGCTGCGGACCCGAACCGATGATCCGAGCAGTGGAGGCCGCATGCGCACGCTGCTCCGCTCTCGACCGGCTCCACGTCGAACGGTTCACCGCGCCCTCGCTGGCCGAGCAGCCACCGGTCGAACCGGTGGGCGACGGTACCTTCGAGGTCGAGCTACACCGCTCCGGCGTGGTTCTCCGCGTACCCGCGAACCGGACCCTGCTTGAGGTGGTGCGGGATGTGGTGCCAGGCGTGATGTCCTCCTGCGAGGAAGGTTTCTGCGGCGCGTGCGAGACCAAAGTCCTCGAAGGGGTGCCCGAGCACCACGACTCGATCCTCAGTGACGCCGAGCGGGCGTCCTGCAACACGATGATGATCTGCGTAGGCCGGGCCCGGTCAGGGTTGCTCGTCTTGGACCTCTGA
- a CDS encoding TetR/AcrR family transcriptional regulator, whose protein sequence is MPGEGRKPKRPRGRPRFTEPSPEYVRRHDEIIETAAQVFHVSGYEAGSLDDVAAALDLRKPSLYYYVDSKAELLYLIFDRAISLALERLDELATIDDPAERLAAFIAHQVRIVAEERSLFSVFFENRPRLDDDYEVQIKTKERRYFRHFVAAVEHASGAGVIPKIDARFGAQAILGMSSWVYKWFDSDHDDATQVAGDFVELILRTRVQVDTVSFAKVLYPEARQS, encoded by the coding sequence GTGCCCGGAGAAGGACGAAAGCCGAAAAGGCCCCGGGGCAGGCCGCGGTTTACCGAACCGTCGCCGGAGTACGTTCGCCGCCATGACGAGATCATCGAGACAGCGGCCCAGGTCTTCCACGTCAGCGGCTACGAGGCGGGGTCGCTCGACGACGTTGCTGCGGCGCTCGACCTCCGCAAGCCCAGCCTGTACTACTACGTCGACTCCAAGGCGGAGCTGCTCTACCTGATTTTCGACCGCGCGATCTCCTTGGCGCTCGAGCGCCTCGACGAGCTGGCCACCATCGACGACCCAGCGGAGCGCCTGGCGGCCTTCATCGCGCATCAGGTGCGCATCGTCGCTGAGGAGCGGAGCCTCTTCTCGGTCTTCTTCGAGAATCGACCGCGTCTCGACGACGACTACGAGGTGCAGATCAAGACCAAGGAGCGCCGGTATTTCCGCCATTTCGTCGCGGCCGTCGAGCACGCCAGCGGCGCAGGTGTGATTCCGAAAATCGATGCGCGCTTCGGGGCGCAAGCGATCTTGGGCATGTCGAGTTGGGTCTACAAGTGGTTCGATTCGGACCACGATGATGCGACCCAGGTGGCCGGCGACTTCGTCGAGCTGATCCTCAGGACCCGTGTACAGGTCGACACGGTCTCGTTCGCTAAAGTCCTTTATCCCGAGGCTCGCCAGAGCTGA
- a CDS encoding cupin domain-containing protein: MNKDQPVSSLFSCNDLPAGEQFDAWRETVSNAFVPLDAKSYTAGTFTGELLTGVVGSLQVSEVSGGAVEVCRMPDAIRRSDPGYVKLGMQIRGYCVLTQDDREAALIPGDFSIYDTRRPYQVSFEGDFAQLVVMFPHELIHLPPDALNDMTARRVSGRRGIGGLVSKLLVGIAEQPRGVEELSANQQLSNGVLNLLAAALSEQLGCESNVPPETNRAALLLQIKAFIDARLYDPELSSHLIARAHNISPRNLQKMFEGEGTTATEWIRRRRLEHCRRDLVDPRLSVDPWGL, from the coding sequence TTGAATAAGGACCAGCCTGTGAGTTCTCTCTTTTCTTGCAACGATCTGCCCGCCGGCGAACAGTTCGATGCCTGGCGTGAGACGGTCTCCAACGCGTTCGTGCCACTGGACGCGAAGTCCTACACCGCCGGCACGTTCACGGGTGAACTTCTGACCGGAGTGGTCGGTTCGCTGCAGGTTTCCGAGGTCAGCGGAGGGGCTGTGGAGGTGTGCCGGATGCCGGATGCGATCCGGCGCTCGGACCCGGGCTACGTGAAGTTGGGGATGCAGATCCGCGGCTACTGTGTCTTGACCCAGGACGATCGGGAGGCAGCCCTGATTCCGGGGGATTTCAGCATCTACGACACCAGACGGCCGTACCAAGTCTCCTTCGAGGGGGACTTCGCGCAGTTGGTGGTGATGTTCCCCCACGAGTTGATCCATCTGCCGCCGGACGCCCTCAACGACATGACGGCCCGGAGAGTATCCGGTAGGCGCGGGATCGGCGGCCTGGTCTCGAAGCTCCTCGTCGGCATAGCCGAACAGCCGCGGGGCGTTGAAGAGCTGTCGGCAAACCAACAGTTGTCCAACGGGGTGCTCAACCTGCTCGCGGCGGCACTGTCCGAGCAACTCGGCTGCGAATCGAATGTGCCGCCCGAGACGAACCGGGCTGCTTTGCTTTTGCAGATCAAAGCCTTCATCGATGCCCGGCTTTACGACCCGGAGCTCAGTTCGCACCTCATCGCCCGCGCCCACAACATCTCGCCCCGCAATCTGCAGAAGATGTTCGAGGGCGAAGGGACCACCGCAACGGAGTGGATCCGCAGACGGCGTCTCGAACACTGTCGCCGCGATCTTGTCGACCCACGGCTTAGCGTGGATCCGTGGGGGTTGTAG
- a CDS encoding alpha/beta fold hydrolase, with protein MSTEVPPEDNSIVANGIRTNYLEAGSGPPVVLIHGSGPGVTAYANWRLTIPALAERFRVLAPDMVGFGGTERPPGVVYDLKTWADQVVGFLDAHGIERASLVGNSFGGAIALRVATQHPERVGRLALMGSAGVSFPLTDGLDAAWGYQPSIENMRRLLDIFAYSRELVTDELAEVRYRASIEPGIQEAFSTMFPEPRQNGVDALVTPEEDLARLPHETLVIHGREDRVVPLSSSIRLMEVIPKAQLHVFGRSGHWTQIEWAEKFNQLLNDFLAN; from the coding sequence ATGAGCACGGAAGTGCCCCCAGAGGATAATTCAATCGTCGCGAACGGTATCAGGACGAACTACCTCGAGGCTGGTAGCGGTCCTCCTGTCGTACTGATCCACGGGTCGGGTCCGGGGGTCACTGCCTATGCGAACTGGCGGCTCACGATCCCGGCACTCGCGGAACGGTTCCGCGTGCTTGCCCCCGATATGGTCGGGTTCGGTGGGACCGAACGGCCCCCTGGCGTGGTGTATGACCTCAAGACCTGGGCAGACCAGGTGGTGGGTTTCCTTGACGCGCACGGCATTGAGCGGGCGTCCCTGGTTGGCAACAGCTTCGGCGGGGCAATCGCGCTGCGGGTCGCCACGCAGCACCCGGAGCGTGTCGGGCGGCTGGCGCTCATGGGCAGTGCGGGTGTTTCCTTCCCGCTCACCGATGGCCTCGATGCGGCATGGGGTTACCAGCCATCGATTGAGAATATGCGTCGACTGCTCGACATCTTCGCGTACTCGCGCGAGCTCGTGACCGACGAGCTGGCCGAAGTGCGGTACCGCGCGAGCATTGAACCGGGCATTCAGGAGGCATTCTCCACGATGTTTCCCGAACCGCGGCAGAACGGCGTGGATGCACTGGTCACTCCCGAGGAGGACCTGGCACGCCTGCCTCATGAAACGCTCGTCATTCACGGCCGCGAGGACCGCGTCGTACCACTGTCGAGCTCCATTCGACTCATGGAAGTCATCCCCAAGGCCCAGCTACACGTCTTCGGCCGCTCTGGACACTGGACACAGATCGAATGGGCCGAGAAGTTCAACCAGCTACTCAACGACTTCCTCGCCAACTAG
- a CDS encoding phosphotransferase family protein: MTITAASQALDLWALERWLRARGLPVTGPLAAQVVITGGRSNLTFFLTDQAGRRWVVRRPPLGAVLSTAHDVGREFRVMSALAGTAVPVPSMVGLGTDAHDVAFYVMNEVPGLVLRDGVATTTALLGKACAQAGEGLVDALVDDQGALQAVLDWELCTRGDPMVDLGVFLYYWTEAHDPVTPFLDPPTILPGFHSRQDLLAHYVRVSGRQVQRLDYYLAYAAWRSAVAFEGVAGRSAAGAYGPPDAAEEHRLAVVTRGLIAHARDLLEKDGS; encoded by the coding sequence ATGACGATCACCGCGGCTTCGCAGGCATTGGACCTGTGGGCGCTCGAGAGGTGGCTGCGGGCGCGCGGCCTGCCAGTCACCGGTCCACTTGCTGCGCAGGTCGTCATCACCGGTGGCCGGTCAAACCTGACGTTCTTCCTGACCGATCAGGCCGGACGCAGGTGGGTCGTGCGCCGTCCGCCTCTCGGCGCGGTCCTCTCGACTGCACACGACGTCGGCAGGGAGTTCCGGGTTATGTCGGCCCTGGCCGGAACTGCTGTCCCGGTCCCCTCGATGGTGGGGTTGGGCACGGATGCCCATGACGTCGCCTTCTACGTGATGAACGAGGTGCCCGGACTGGTCCTGCGCGACGGCGTTGCAACGACGACCGCGCTCCTGGGCAAGGCGTGCGCGCAGGCCGGCGAGGGGCTGGTCGACGCGCTGGTCGACGACCAGGGTGCGCTGCAGGCGGTCCTCGACTGGGAGTTATGCACCCGCGGCGACCCGATGGTGGACCTTGGTGTGTTCCTCTACTACTGGACCGAGGCCCACGACCCCGTGACGCCGTTTCTGGACCCGCCCACCATCCTGCCCGGTTTCCACAGTCGTCAGGACCTGCTCGCACACTACGTACGGGTCAGTGGACGGCAAGTCCAACGATTGGATTACTACCTCGCGTACGCGGCATGGCGCAGCGCCGTGGCCTTCGAAGGCGTAGCAGGGCGGTCGGCGGCCGGCGCCTACGGACCCCCCGATGCCGCGGAGGAGCACCGACTGGCCGTGGTCACCCGAGGACTGATCGCCCACGCCCGCGACCTTCTCGAGAAAGACGGGTCATGA